Proteins from a genomic interval of Methanofollis formosanus:
- a CDS encoding COG1361 S-layer family protein has product MTYRTPLALILGLMILVCSAAAASATGAASHVSVTNMTVEPATLMPGDTGTVTVDVANSGTEPVQISRAVLKGTEIKTLNDRTYEAAGTVGPGTTVSYTFTVRADPNTRDGVYYPWFSLDYGQDGSLSTHVPVRIEETPLTVVVTDRPDTFTEGKKEHIALVVGNPRTSPVTGITVAPRGEGIEAAQTGWFVGTLAPSAQANVTLDVIAHQETDLAFDITYHTGPNTHTTTVTLPVAFGQSNTRAELVVNNIEVHGSFGSYSVSGDITNAGLEAAKSVVVTSGDPAVPENPYPEYAIGSLDPDDLASFELDFSAENASSVPLVITYRDADGTPYTRTMPVSIDQHQAFTTGVHGADATETKDEAIPLPVMILFGVVGLGVIGAILKSSGLLNRWRK; this is encoded by the coding sequence ATGACATACCGCACACCTCTCGCCCTCATTCTCGGGCTGATGATCCTCGTCTGTTCCGCCGCCGCGGCCTCCGCGACCGGAGCGGCCTCGCATGTATCGGTCACGAACATGACTGTCGAACCGGCCACCCTCATGCCCGGCGACACCGGGACGGTCACCGTCGATGTCGCGAACAGCGGTACCGAACCGGTCCAGATCAGCAGGGCCGTCCTGAAAGGCACCGAGATCAAAACTCTCAACGACCGGACCTATGAGGCGGCCGGGACCGTCGGGCCCGGCACCACCGTCTCGTACACCTTCACGGTCAGGGCAGACCCGAACACCCGTGACGGTGTCTACTACCCCTGGTTCTCCCTTGACTACGGCCAGGACGGCAGCCTGAGCACCCATGTCCCGGTCAGGATCGAGGAGACCCCGCTCACCGTCGTCGTCACCGACCGCCCGGATACCTTCACCGAGGGGAAGAAGGAGCATATCGCCCTCGTCGTCGGCAACCCCCGCACCTCCCCGGTGACCGGGATTACCGTCGCCCCGCGCGGGGAAGGGATCGAGGCCGCCCAGACCGGGTGGTTTGTCGGTACCCTTGCCCCATCGGCCCAGGCGAACGTGACCCTGGACGTCATCGCTCACCAGGAGACCGACCTCGCCTTCGACATCACCTACCACACCGGGCCCAACACCCACACCACCACCGTCACCCTCCCGGTCGCCTTCGGCCAGTCCAACACCAGGGCCGAACTGGTGGTGAACAACATCGAGGTCCACGGCAGTTTCGGATCGTACTCGGTCAGCGGCGACATCACCAATGCCGGGCTTGAGGCCGCGAAGTCGGTCGTCGTCACCTCGGGCGACCCGGCCGTGCCCGAGAACCCCTATCCCGAATACGCTATCGGCAGCCTCGACCCCGACGACCTCGCAAGTTTCGAACTCGACTTCAGCGCCGAGAACGCCTCGTCGGTCCCGCTCGTGATCACCTACCGCGACGCCGACGGCACGCCGTACACCAGGACGATGCCGGTCAGCATCGACCAGCACCAGGCCTTCACGACCGGCGTGCACGGGGCTGACGCCACCGAAACGAAGGACGAGGCCATCCCCCTGCCGGTGATGATCCTCTTCGGCGTGGTCGGCCTGGGGGTCATCGGGGCGATCCTGAAG
- a CDS encoding Yip1 family protein, whose protein sequence is MNTDTSLIDILTAPERFFESLGERIESIKIPGLIILFTALLAALTAYLAAGAVPLPGLEGPDAEVLRPFVGILAAAAIFIGIFIIWGIQSLILHVIAKVLGGTGSFKSTLAVVGYGNLPQVLMGVLGLALLLVYHMDIEKMGAALGFVVLGLIFTLWSTVIWFFGFKHAHELTTAKAAVIAVLILIVSMLSIAI, encoded by the coding sequence ATGAACACCGACACATCCCTCATCGACATCCTTACCGCCCCGGAACGGTTCTTCGAATCGCTGGGCGAACGTATCGAGAGCATCAAGATACCGGGCCTCATCATCCTCTTCACCGCACTGCTGGCGGCGCTCACCGCCTACCTCGCCGCCGGGGCCGTGCCCCTGCCAGGTCTGGAAGGCCCCGACGCAGAAGTCCTGAGACCATTTGTCGGCATCCTGGCCGCAGCCGCCATCTTCATTGGCATCTTCATCATCTGGGGCATCCAGTCGCTGATCCTCCATGTGATCGCAAAAGTTCTCGGCGGCACCGGGTCATTCAAGTCGACGCTCGCCGTCGTGGGGTACGGCAACCTCCCGCAGGTCCTGATGGGAGTCCTGGGCCTCGCTCTCCTCCTCGTCTACCACATGGACATCGAGAAGATGGGCGCCGCCCTCGGTTTTGTCGTCCTGGGACTCATCTTCACCCTCTGGTCGACGGTGATCTGGTTCTTCGGCTTCAAGCACGCCCACGAACTCACCACCGCAAAGGCCGCTGTGATCGCCGTGCTGATCCTCATCGTCTCCATGCTGTCCATCGCGATCTGA
- a CDS encoding helix-turn-helix transcriptional regulator, giving the protein MNNKLKVYRALHDLTQEQLAVALGVTRQTIIAIEKKKYDPSLDLAFKIARYFDVAIEEIFSPEDSQ; this is encoded by the coding sequence ATGAATAACAAACTCAAGGTCTACCGGGCACTGCACGACCTCACCCAGGAACAGCTGGCGGTTGCCCTGGGGGTGACCCGGCAGACGATCATCGCCATCGAGAAGAAAAAATACGATCCTTCCCTTGACCTTGCCTTCAAGATCGCCCGCTATTTTGACGTTGCCATCGAGGAAATCTTCTCGCCCGAAGATAGTCAGTGA
- a CDS encoding DUF2178 domain-containing protein, whose protein sequence is MNRSQFFLCITLIALVEVVVFALALSMGYDAFAELSFYIALLLVFVCRQRVKGVIWDERLSRVEEQVAEKTLKIALFLMIFFGLGFFVSGALLQLERPMNDGLFLLELAGGIILLYLVLWIIAIKPFWDEGDDE, encoded by the coding sequence ATGAATCGAAGCCAGTTTTTCCTCTGTATCACTCTCATCGCCCTTGTGGAGGTTGTCGTCTTTGCGCTCGCCCTGAGCATGGGCTACGACGCCTTTGCAGAGCTCTCTTTCTATATCGCTCTGCTCCTGGTCTTCGTCTGCAGGCAGCGGGTGAAAGGGGTGATCTGGGACGAACGGCTGAGCAGGGTCGAGGAGCAGGTGGCCGAGAAGACGTTGAAGATCGCGCTCTTCCTGATGATCTTCTTCGGGCTGGGCTTTTTCGTCTCCGGGGCACTTCTCCAGCTTGAGAGGCCGATGAATGACGGGCTGTTCCTCCTCGAACTCGCGGGTGGGATCATCTTGCTGTACCTGGTCCTCTGGATCATCGCGATAAAGCCGTTCTGGGATGAAGGGGACGATGAATAA
- a CDS encoding DUF4013 domain-containing protein: protein MDLGALFMDAARYTKGTFWGRWKDTLKLLVSFVIFPLFFGYVVQILRGENPAPSVRWSWRMFVDGIKICLIWIFYIVPVLVASVMLITYVLVLYEMEGVGAIEPLLPEIIGGVLGVLVFYILVSLFVNFATIRFARERRFFAAFSFGEIWRCIDRIGFWQYVAAVVLISAFVNAVLALCMLIPVDEVALVLTLLVTIPLGIFQARYYSRIYDLAME, encoded by the coding sequence ATGGATCTTGGTGCACTCTTTATGGATGCGGCCCGGTATACGAAGGGCACCTTCTGGGGGCGGTGGAAGGACACGCTCAAGCTGCTGGTCAGTTTTGTCATCTTCCCTCTCTTCTTCGGGTATGTCGTTCAGATCCTGCGTGGGGAAAATCCGGCACCGTCGGTGCGGTGGTCCTGGCGGATGTTTGTCGACGGGATCAAGATCTGTCTGATCTGGATCTTCTATATCGTCCCGGTGCTGGTGGCAAGCGTGATGCTCATCACCTACGTGCTGGTCCTCTACGAGATGGAAGGCGTCGGTGCGATCGAGCCTCTTCTGCCCGAGATCATCGGTGGAGTCCTCGGTGTCCTGGTGTTCTATATCCTGGTGTCCCTGTTTGTAAACTTTGCAACGATCCGGTTTGCCCGCGAGCGGAGATTTTTTGCGGCGTTCTCGTTCGGGGAGATCTGGAGGTGCATCGACCGCATCGGTTTCTGGCAGTATGTCGCCGCGGTGGTCCTGATCTCCGCTTTCGTGAATGCGGTTCTTGCTCTCTGCATGCTCATACCCGTGGATGAGGTTGCGCTTGTGCTTACCCTGCTGGTCACGATCCCGCTGGGGATCTTCCAGGCCAGGTATTATTCGAGGATCTATGACCTGGCGATGGAGTGA
- a CDS encoding DNA-methyltransferase, which produces MKSIAHEGNTFYNGDCVTGAREEIEDRSVDLIITDPPYGIGGDTLHRHYNRDERYVVDGYVEVPESEYAEFSLRWIREAERVLKPGGSIYIVSGYTNLYHILHALRQTSLREVNHIIWKYNFGVYTSRKYVSSHYHILFYEKPGGRRTFNLEARYGTGEQAPDGGSLNYQDREDVWVINREYKPGQVKNKNELPTALLTRMIQYSSNEGDLVCDFFMGGFSTARVAIGLGRAFVGFEVSEPIFDAGVRDLEKVEPGFLLSSLRSPATGSPKNQRKRWTSEERRRLDRRYQELRGRGKTRKRSIEILQEELGRGRWSIVRALKELSG; this is translated from the coding sequence ATGAAGTCCATAGCACATGAAGGAAACACATTCTACAACGGAGACTGCGTCACCGGCGCCAGAGAGGAGATCGAGGACAGATCGGTCGACCTGATCATCACCGACCCGCCGTACGGCATCGGCGGCGACACTCTCCACCGGCACTACAACCGGGACGAAAGATATGTGGTCGACGGGTATGTCGAAGTTCCCGAATCGGAATACGCGGAGTTCAGCCTCAGGTGGATCCGCGAGGCAGAGCGCGTCCTCAAACCGGGCGGTTCGATCTATATCGTCTCAGGCTACACCAACCTCTACCATATCCTCCATGCCCTGCGCCAGACCTCGCTGCGCGAGGTGAACCATATCATCTGGAAGTACAACTTCGGGGTGTATACCAGCAGGAAATATGTCTCGTCCCACTACCACATCCTCTTTTATGAAAAACCGGGTGGAAGACGGACCTTCAACCTCGAGGCCAGGTACGGTACCGGCGAGCAGGCGCCGGACGGGGGTTCCCTCAACTACCAGGACCGGGAGGACGTCTGGGTCATCAACCGCGAGTACAAACCCGGTCAGGTGAAGAACAAGAATGAACTGCCCACCGCCCTGCTGACCAGGATGATCCAGTACAGCAGCAACGAGGGCGACCTGGTCTGTGACTTTTTTATGGGCGGGTTCTCGACCGCACGGGTTGCGATCGGACTCGGCCGGGCGTTCGTCGGGTTCGAGGTCTCGGAGCCGATCTTCGATGCCGGCGTCCGCGATCTGGAGAAGGTCGAACCCGGTTTCCTCCTCAGTTCACTCCGCTCTCCGGCGACAGGCTCCCCAAAAAATCAGCGGAAACGCTGGACGAGTGAAGAACGCCGCCGTCTTGACCGCCGGTACCAGGAGTTGCGGGGCCGGGGGAAGACACGAAAACGTTCCATCGAAATTCTCCAGGAAGAACTCGGGAGAGGGCGGTGGTCGATCGTACGGGCGCTGAAAGAACTCAGCGGGTGA
- a CDS encoding response regulator, protein MRPEVLVIDDDCPILEMMRVVLDRIGYRPLLAASASDGLALLRSTRPDLLLLDVTMAPVDGWQVLDALAADPALPKVPVMLFTARPLDTAEYEHYREAVVAVLEKPIAPMELKRVLDRFFAG, encoded by the coding sequence GTGAGACCTGAAGTCCTGGTGATCGACGACGACTGCCCGATCCTGGAGATGATGAGGGTGGTGCTGGACCGGATCGGGTACCGGCCTCTTCTCGCCGCGTCGGCGTCCGATGGTCTCGCCCTCCTCAGGTCGACTCGTCCCGACCTCCTCCTCCTTGATGTGACGATGGCCCCGGTCGACGGGTGGCAGGTGCTCGACGCCCTGGCCGCGGACCCGGCCCTCCCGAAGGTTCCGGTGATGCTCTTCACCGCACGCCCCCTCGACACGGCCGAGTATGAACACTATCGGGAGGCTGTCGTCGCGGTGCTTGAGAAACCGATCGCGCCGATGGAGTTGAAACGGGTTCTGGACCGATTTTTTGCGGGGTGA
- a CDS encoding sensor histidine kinase: MGVAQSYLYYIPLVMVTVWYSNRSIWTAAALSLGYAAVTLFLAFGGYSLDPVLLFLFTMLYLWGMTAVTLFSSQRSVPATMLDESPLFFSLDPGSLEISRISQDLASRLGLSGSSSGNLLLSSLCADPDEAEVFSGLVGTGMAVARFETALRGRSGEEVPVLLSCVPGEEGCRCTVLDLSSLQLYREMDERAGAEAARWQDFTTTAAHELRTPLQPVLGYLSLLLDDRDYYGIRDEAAGMLGVCLENVDRERRIVNRMLELSLLESGDMKNRPVEVDLAALIREVLDSPDFVARAEYRVAVPEGMTALVDRDQFFQVLEGLVSNAVEYGGEQKIVEISCGQEGRRQWVRVRDNGPGIDPAKQRMIFEPFSIGDGEMLSRRYGRMGLGLPIAERYARQNGGRIEMESTPGEGSTFTIVLERRNGGET, from the coding sequence GTGGGGGTCGCGCAGTCGTACCTCTATTACATCCCCCTCGTCATGGTGACGGTCTGGTACTCGAACCGGTCGATCTGGACAGCGGCGGCCCTCTCCCTGGGATATGCCGCCGTCACGCTTTTCCTCGCCTTCGGTGGCTATTCTCTCGACCCGGTCCTTCTCTTCCTCTTCACGATGCTCTATCTCTGGGGGATGACCGCGGTCACCCTTTTCTCCTCCCAACGCTCGGTCCCTGCGACCATGCTCGACGAATCGCCTCTCTTCTTCTCTCTGGATCCCGGGTCGCTTGAAATCAGCAGAATAAGTCAGGACCTTGCAAGCCGTCTGGGACTTTCGGGCTCTTCTTCCGGAAATCTTCTGCTGTCGTCGCTCTGTGCCGACCCGGACGAGGCGGAGGTGTTCTCCGGGTTGGTCGGCACCGGGATGGCGGTCGCCAGATTTGAGACCGCCCTCCGCGGTCGGTCGGGGGAGGAGGTGCCGGTGCTTCTCTCCTGCGTTCCGGGAGAGGAGGGGTGCCGGTGCACTGTCCTCGACCTCTCTTCGCTCCAGTTGTACAGGGAGATGGATGAACGGGCCGGGGCCGAGGCGGCGAGGTGGCAGGACTTTACCACCACTGCGGCCCATGAACTCAGGACCCCGCTCCAACCGGTCCTCGGCTATCTCAGCCTCCTCCTCGATGACCGCGACTACTATGGGATCAGAGATGAGGCGGCCGGGATGCTGGGGGTCTGCCTTGAGAATGTCGACCGGGAACGGCGTATCGTGAACCGGATGCTTGAACTGAGTCTCCTTGAAAGCGGAGATATGAAGAACAGGCCGGTCGAGGTGGACCTTGCAGCGCTGATCCGGGAGGTGCTCGATAGCCCCGACTTCGTCGCCAGGGCCGAATACAGGGTGGCGGTCCCCGAGGGTATGACGGCCCTGGTCGACAGGGACCAGTTCTTCCAAGTGCTGGAGGGCCTCGTCTCCAATGCCGTCGAGTACGGCGGAGAGCAGAAGATTGTCGAGATCTCCTGCGGGCAGGAGGGGCGGCGGCAGTGGGTGAGGGTGAGGGACAACGGCCCGGGGATCGACCCGGCCAAACAGCGGATGATCTTCGAACCCTTCTCTATCGGGGACGGCGAGATGTTGAGCCGTCGATACGGGCGGATGGGACTCGGCCTCCCGATAGCCGAACGGTATGCCCGCCAGAACGGGGGGCGGATCGAGATGGAGAGCACACCCGGCGAGGGGAGCACCTTCACCATCGTGCTGGAACGGAGGAACGGCGGTGAGACCTGA
- a CDS encoding 2,5-diamino-6-(ribosylamino)-4(3H)-pyrimidinone 5'-phosphate reductase, with amino-acid sequence MRPYIFVNLAMSADGKISTRERRQVKISGADDFKRVDEIKAGADAIMVGIGTVLGDDPSLTVKSPDLKAARRARGEDEHPLRVVVDSMARTPLDADILCKGEGRRIVAVSAAAQAGRVEALREKAEVVVVGEQNTDLTLLMHELAARGVGRLMVEGGGTLIWGLFRAGLVDELITYVGSIVIGGAGAPTPADGEGFAREDEFPRLELAGVERVDDGVLLRWVVKKEVHSAL; translated from the coding sequence ATGCGTCCATATATCTTTGTCAACCTCGCGATGAGCGCAGACGGCAAGATCTCGACACGAGAACGGCGGCAGGTGAAGATCTCAGGCGCAGATGATTTCAAACGAGTCGACGAGATCAAGGCCGGCGCTGACGCGATCATGGTCGGGATCGGGACGGTCCTGGGCGACGATCCGTCTCTCACCGTCAAATCGCCCGACCTGAAGGCCGCGCGCAGGGCGCGGGGAGAGGACGAGCACCCCCTGAGAGTCGTCGTCGACTCGATGGCCCGGACACCCCTGGACGCCGACATCCTCTGCAAAGGCGAAGGGCGGCGGATCGTCGCGGTCTCGGCTGCGGCGCAGGCCGGACGGGTCGAGGCCCTTCGGGAGAAGGCCGAGGTCGTCGTCGTCGGAGAGCAGAACACCGACCTCACCCTCCTGATGCACGAACTGGCCGCCCGCGGCGTTGGCCGCCTCATGGTCGAGGGCGGAGGAACGCTGATCTGGGGACTGTTCAGGGCGGGCCTGGTGGACGAGTTGATCACCTATGTCGGCTCGATCGTCATCGGGGGAGCGGGCGCCCCGACACCCGCCGACGGCGAAGGGTTCGCGCGAGAGGACGAGTTCCCGCGTCTCGAACTCGCCGGCGTCGAGCGGGTCGACGACGGCGTGTTGCTGCGCTGGGTCGTCAAAAAAGAGGTTCATTCGGCCCTGTAG